The Cotesia glomerata isolate CgM1 unplaced genomic scaffold, MPM_Cglom_v2.3 scaffold_13, whole genome shotgun sequence genome has a segment encoding these proteins:
- the LOC123273763 gene encoding uncharacterized protein LOC123273763, translating into MKNFSTPVKPDQSMNTDDGKNDGKDDGSDDDFKDKSDQTKIKIRYSEKMLMLGNKDLENMKRLMLESNKQTQEMATTIGRTARRLEEVSNAMLDALKVMTKGYKAELDREKTKAEAAKLEAEKKTGDGEDTVKAQTAKFDSKTKCFRCAKTGHRIEDCTLAKDLWFCYFCQDFRHHKGKDCDEGRLKSKILNNDNIKSRGKVDRRGFIKVRNNVNSKPYNNDRRFKNYNKNNQHSAQNAPKQESRSAKRVTDERQGKKSLNEDLIDEIKFIADSGATDHIVKNRLILRNFEKCENKVIKSANKNKSADILIDGKGDLLLYTNQDNKIIKLSNVISAKDVSDNLLSLRKLVDKGFKIYLDDKTLRVFSENLEEIILEGIYEQPNWILNYKVKNYIDDENKLDWEYNAYRCKAVMIQEDDTNESEVDLQRKEGDSENEEAKDSSIRREEEVTTPPEIEQHPENPNDDMFNWDSSLITRNTIKLDDIESIKNLEELFTSNPLEQGTTESSKTNEAMLWHVRLGHASLNYLKKLQKVYSKLEKVRFDDSVLDCEICIMSKMQKLPFKEVRRRASRPLQIIHTDTMGPIKPTSHPGHKRFINVYIDDYSRLARAYAVKTKDESGETLEKFLISTRNLLGKDEKVCYVRSDQGTEFTGGKFLEVLRKEKIELELTPPYTPEHNGVSERFNATLQRKVRTYMLDSGLPKSMWELAVDAAVHSYNRTPHKSIDYDHKFSERAIKAVMVGYKLTGYLLWHPSTVKFLESRHVRFNEKLVYKDVYKNKQTEETEDEISWKSDENVPNNLEDTNNEEKKEPEQRKRGRPRKNPLDVKNLTEKKNSSEEIRPCTREPINYDEASNSNERCQWMKAIKDELDSITKNDVWKFVDLEEASKTGGKLNIIDSRWVFKKKVEVNKDVLYKARLVCRGFKDKNEYDLKDTYSPVSRLSIIRALLSIVNKYDLEICQYDVKTAFLYGNLDEKIYMKIPEGLDVDEKTKQTKILKLKKSLYGLKLLAMIQRS; encoded by the exons ATGAAAAACTTCTCAACTCCTGTTAAACCAGACCAGTCGATGA ATACAGATGATGGTAAGAATGACGGTAAAGATGATGGTTCAGATGATGATTTTAAAGACAAGAGTGATCAAACCAAGATTAAGATTAGATACAGTGAAAAGATGTTAATGCTTGGTAATAAGGATTTAGAAAATATGAAGAGGTTGATGTTGGAGTCAAACAAGCAGACTCAAGAGATGGCAACAACAATTGGAAGAACAGCTAGGAGACTCGAGGAAGTCTCTAACGCAATGTTAGATGCCCTAAAGGTGATGACAAAAGGGTATAAAGCAGAGTTAGATCGCGAAAAGACTAAAGCAGAAGCAGCTAAG TTAGAAGCAGAAAAGAAGACCGGAGACGGAGAGGATACTGTCAAAGCACAGACAGCAAAATTTGACAGTAAGACAAAATGTTTCAGATGTGCTAAGACTGGACATAGAATCGAGGACTGTACATTGGCAAAAGATTTGTGGTTTTGCTATTTCTGTCAAGATTTTAGACATCACAAGGGTAAAGATTGCGACGAGGGAAGACTCAAAAgtaagattttaaataatgataatatcaAATCTAGAGGTAAAGTAGATAGACGAGGTTTTATTAAAGTTAGAAATAATGTGAATTCTAAGCcatataataatgatagacgttttaagaattataataagaataatcaGCACTCAGCTCAAAATGCACCTAAACAAGAAAGTAGAAGTGCAAAAAGAGTGACTGATGAAAGACAAGGTAAGAAATCATTAAATGAAGATTTAATAGAtgagattaaatttattgcggATTCAGGAGCAACAGATCACATAGTAAAAAATCGATtgatattaagaaattttgaaaaatgtgaaaataaagtaattaagaGTGCCAATAAGAATAAATCGGCTGATATTTTAATAGATGGAAAAGGTGATCTTTTGCTCTACACGAATCaagataacaaaataattaaattatcaaatgttaTTAGTGCTAAAGATGTatcagataatttattatcattaagaaAATTAGTAGATAAAggatttaagatttatttagaTGATAAGACTTTGAGAGTATTTAGTGAAAatttagaagaaataataCTAGAAGGAATATATGAACAACCCAACTGGATCTTGAACTACAAAGTTAAGAATTACATCGACGATGAAAACAAATTAGATTGGGAATACAACGCTTATCGGTGTAAAGCTGTAATGATTCAAGAAGATGATACCAATGAATCAGAAGTAGATTTACAAAGGAAGGAGGGAGATTCAGAAAACGAAGAGGCCAAGGATTCTTCAATTAGGAGGGAGGAAGAAGTTACAACACCTCCAGAAATAGAACAACATCCTGAAAATCCAAATGATGACATGTTTAATTGGGATTCTAGTTTAATAACTAGAAATACAATTAAGCTAGATGACATCGAGAGCATTAAGAATTTAGAAGAGCTATTCACATCAAATCCATTAGAGCAAGGGACAACAGAGTCAAGTAAAACAAATGAAGCTATGTTATGGCATGTAAGACTTGGTCAtgcttcattaaattatctcaagAAGTTACAGAAGGTATACAGTAAATTAGAAAAAGTTAGATTTGATGATTCAGTTCTAGATTGTGAAATATGTATTATGTCAAAGATGCAAAAACTACCATTTAAAGAAGTTAGACGACGAGCATCAAGACCATTACAAATAATCCATACGGACACGATGGGTCCAATAAAACCAACTTCGCACCCAGGAcacaaaagatttattaatgtGTATATAGATGATTACTCCAGATTAGCTAGAGCATATGCAGTAAAGACTAAAGATGAATCAGGAGAAacattagaaaaatttcttatatcTACAAGAAATTTACTTGGCAAAGATGAAAAAGTATGCTACGTTAGATCGGATCAAGGAACAGAATTCACTGGTGGAAAATTTCTAGAGGttttaagaaaagaaaagatAGAATTAGAATTAACACCGCCTTATACCCCTGAACACAATGGAGTCTCTGAAAGATTCAACGCTACGTTGCAGAGAAAAGTCAGAACCTATATGTTAGATTCTGGTTTACCCAAGAGTATGTGGGAGTTAGCAGTAGATGCAGCTGTACACTCATACAATAGAACACCACATAAATCTATAGATTATGAT CACAAGTTCAGCGAGAGAGCAATCAAAGCAGTTATGGTGGGATATAAACTCACAGGATACTTGTTATGGCACCCAAGTACTGTAAAATTTCTAGAGTCACGACATGTTAgattcaatgaaaaattagtgtaCAAAGATGTATATAAGAATAAACAAACAGAAGAGACTGAAGATGAAATTAGTTGGAAGTCAGATGAAAATGTACCAAATAATTTAGAAGACACAAATAACGAAGAAAAGAAGGAACCGGAACAAAGAAAAAGAGGAAGACCCCGTAAAAATCCACTAGATGTTAAAAACTTAACTGAAAAGAAGAATTCATCAGAAGAAATTAGACCATGTACTAGAG AACCTATCAATTATGATGAGGCAAGcaactcaaatgaaagatgtCAATGGATGAAGGCTATCAAAGATGAATTGGACtcaataactaaaaatgacGTCTGGAAATTCGTAGATTTGGAAGAAGCAAGTAAAACTGgaggaaaattaaatatcattgattcaagatgggtatttaaaaagaaagtaGAAGTAAATAAAGATGTTCTTTATAAAGCACGACTAGTATGTCGAGGTTTTAAAGATAAGAATGAGTATGATTTAAAAGATACATATTCACCAGTATCTAGACTATCAATTATACGAGCATTACTTtcaatagtaaataaatatgatcTAGAAATTTGTCAATATGATGTGAAAACGGCATTCCTCTATGgaaatttagatgaaaaaatttatatgaagaTACCAGAAGGTCTAGATGTAGATGAAAAGACAAAACAAACAAagatacttaaattaaagaaatcttTGTATGGATTAAAA CTGCTAGCAATGATCCAAAGAAGTTAG
- the LOC123273752 gene encoding uncharacterized mitochondrial protein AtMg00810-like — MTDCNPQNTPMVTRQAENRSKRRKLEELESSECEQPSITRKAPYREAIGSLMYLANGTRPDISFAVHYLARKQLSATEDDWKDVKRILRYLKEKPTDRKK; from the exons ATGACTGACTGTAACCCGCAGAATACTCCAATGGTTACTAGACAAGCTGAAAATAGaagtaaaagaagaaaattggAAGAGTTAGAATCATCTGAATGTGAACAACCGTCGATAACTAGAAAAGCTCCATACAGAGAGGCAATTGGAAGTCTTATGTACTTAGCAAATGGAACTAGACCAGATATTTCTTTTGCTGTACATTACTTAGCTAGAAAACAATTAAGTGCTACCGAAGATGACTGGAAAGAtgtaaaaagaattttgagatatttgaaag AAAAACCTACTGACAGAAAGAAGTAG